cctgatcgaagtttttttttcaaaattaacaatatggcgtcctcagaaaatatttttcaaatagtcGAAATTTTGCAGTATAAATCTGTTAATTCTTGAAaaattcgaaaagtatttgtcggattcacttcaaattttcatacactatttttaagatattatactttaggaaaatgcaaaaaaaatctaatatttttaaaattctgactacccctaatccctTAACATTTTGTAGAATTTGTCGTGCAATGTCCAgccgaaatttttaaaatcaatatttgttaCAATTTGGAGTTtgcttttcgaaataaaaaaaatgcatcttTACACATAATTCAGCAAGCGTACATTGCACGTCATTGCCAGTCTGGTGTAGATAGAAAGTCCACAAGTCTTTCCAGCGCAAGAGGACAACTATTGCAAACTCTTgtggttttcattttttttatttaaatcattttagtggccttcaaatatttagttttagtatttttattctaTAAGCTCAATGCCGCACTAGCAATAAAACAGACAGGTAATTACTGTTTCTATTTATTCGTCGACGCttcgatatcaattggaagtCGTCTTAAggattatatttaattttacttgataTTAGAAGTTCGGCTGTTTTTCCTCTATTTCTGTTAGATTAAATGGTTATGATTTTGTAAGCTCTACTTAAAATAGGCAAAGCTTTTCACAAGCGAGGtcttcctccaatttgtggtatgcgGCACAGTTTTATGCGGCagaagaaaattacaaaatcgAAGTCAATTGTAgatcaaataaaatgtttagatCCTAGTCAATTGGGCATACCAAGCAGCCATTGTTATAATGGATGTTATTGACAAAGGAAATTGTTTTGATTAATATATGGCGTATGTTAGCATAGTATgggaaaaatttacatatatacaaaggTAGGTAcatttatgcatataaatacatacaggaGTCCCAGCTACACTATTCGTGTATACTATAATGTCTATGGTATCGTAAGCAGCTGAATAAATGTAGTATACGaattagcatacatacatacatacatgtgtacgtatgcataaaacacccaaaaatggggATTACTAGAAATACATTTGTTTTACGGAATAAAAGCGCTCAACCGGCAATTTCACATGCTTTTCATACGTCGTTAACGACCGCGGTCGATATGGCTACGAAACAATGAGTCATTGAAACCAGTGCAAAAAGTTGAGCAGTTTTAGGAAAATCAATGTCGTCAACCACCAACAAGGCTTTCCAAGCAGTTATGAGGACTGTGAAATGTGAATGAATGTTTTGGAAGTTCTATACGAAAACTATAAATGAAAAGCTTTATGcgacaaattcgaaaattttgtaGAGGAAATCAAAATAAGTAAAACGTTACAATTTCATCAAAAGAGAAAAAAGCATTCACATTGTAAAATTGTATCGGCACCAAGGGATACAACCCTTTCGGCCAAAACGTGTTAAGGGGGCTTTTATGCTGTTGCCGGGCGTTGCACAACGATGACAAGTTTTTCACACACTACTGAGTtggtataaaaataagaatagaaACGGTTTGCACGTCAATAAAGCTTATATAGAGgctttaatataaatgaaaattatttgtattatataattttaaataattaaataaaaacctacAAATTTGCCAATAAGAAAAAGCTATGTATGAAAATCCTTAAATTACACTAAGCTAATAACCAAATAGTATTGATAAGCCAATCCGTGCATTTTACTCTATACTTAAAACATGATACTAGATAGGTTGCGTGCATGTGTATGAACTTACaacattttgacaatacatAGATGTATCTGTTTAAGTTATAGTAGAAATTTAAAAGCAGTAACTAATCGGAGAAAACCATGAAGATCTCTCAAAGAAGAAACAGAGCTGCTTATACAAAGGAAATTTTTTACAGCAACCACCTTTCACCGcttgtttattcatatttttcagtTGTGCAAGTGTGCAATTCACTTCTTTTCCccaattaagaaaaatctataaaaatcaaAGATCGCAAAGGAACGAAAGCAAATTGAGTACGCAAGGCATATTTACATTAAGGTGTGAAAATGTGCTTTTTGTGCGATAGAAAGCCAGTCAGGAAgaggaaatacatacatacaaacaggtGATGAAATATGCAAAATGGCGTAGGAAGTAGAGGATAAACTGCAAAGGCGACTTACCGCAGGTCAAATCGGAAATATCAAGCTGAAACTCTAAGTTGATTATAATCCAATTGGAAAAGGGTTAGTGTAGGCCTTTTGGTTAGATCGAACCACcgcgattttaaatttttttgctttgtttattataaaattctCGATGTTCACTGTGTTCGATTTTAACACAAAAATGCATACACTTTCCGCTTACAATATGCACCGTCCTTGTGTATGGGTGTATGTAAAACGCAAGTAGCGCGAATGTCTGCCGGTTTGCAAACGATTAGCGGATTTTCCGTGCACCTCTCTTTGTAGAATATGATGAACGAACggtacatgtatgtacatatgaaagcAACTATGTATGctggcacatatgtatgtatatactcgtatgtatgtatgtcaataTTGGGATGCACACAAATCCAGCTGGGGAGTCTGGATTGGATCAGCTCGTCTGAGTGACAGGTCTTGTTCGATACAATAGTGTGACGTTTCTTCACACTTTATTACCTACTGCTTTTACACACTTTTCACAATTAGCACTTTGTAACTTTTCGGTCATACTATTAGCAGACTATTTGATTTCTGTGAATATTTGCAATAAGAATATTTTAGCAGTAGTTttctttaaatgattttttttcacattacACGCACCGTAAATGAACTCATTTAAAGCTCCATAATGAAACAGCCAAATTTTTTCAGATATGAAAATGTTCCCATTGAACGCTAAACTTTCGCTTGAGTTGTTATAACTTCGATCTGAAACTGCTGAAAGCAACTAAAACAGTTTGACATATCCAGCTGTCtcacactttttcttcatttttatttgctcaTATGTTTTCGCTTAACTTTTATCGCAGCTTTTGCGGCgctagttgtttttatttttgtgaaagtgCATTACTTTTGTTGTTGGATGGGGTTATGTGGAAGGTACGAAAGCCGAACGAAAGGAAATGTCAATTGTCGTACAATTTGAGTGAGTGAAAGAGCTGATGGTGTTGAATTAGCTGTGTTCCACAATGAATAATTATTCTATATATTTACTATAGCCCTGGTAGCTAGTGCTGTAAACATAggtattaatttataattttaattataatttttttttttattaactttcgtttatttgcaatctatttttaagataataagCAAATTGTATAACTATTTAACAATTTGACTTATATTATTGAGCTCCATAataatatatcgcaccctaaatacaaaagggtcacaactcaaaatgttccttatgctcaaatatgaacgagacgttatcaataaaacggtccgcggatgacatatggcaaaaataaattttttgttttttggtaggactgttataagcttacatggcaaatttcagcgttatatgtcacatagtttgttttctgtgctactgtaaactagtcaagctcgagtgtggaaaattttgagttgtgacccttttgtatttagggtgcgatatgtttacTAGAATTGTCAGTGAGCCTTTATTAACAcaaaaaactccaaaaatttCCAGAAAGGAGCTCAACAGAGAGGGAATTGCTAATTTCTGCTAcccaaaaaatttggaaattgctgctgttgttgttatagcagcataaacattccccgtgcatatacgaggaatgctgctgaagtgacagtccttggccggatataaatccgggtcgttccggttacgtagaaccgactgtcttgGGAACATTTGTTTGCTGCTGTTTCTTAAAGCTGTTCAAAGCGCGAAAAGATAGATTTGGCAAGTTAATCTTATTTAAGAtttcaagaaaagaaaatgagTGTATCACtaacaaaaaacattgaaatattGCACTATGTACTATTTATGCGTGTagttgaaaaatatatgtacgtatatacggTGATTCCATTTGTGTTTCTATTCAAATTAACAACCACCTGCAGAGAAACAGCGACCACCAGTCAACTTATGGAAgactaaatgaaaataaatattttatttatgttgtgTAGCTTGACTTGCGTAAAAGGCTAAATCAACAAATGCGTCTCTTAAAAGAACAGTATTATGAGAAAATATATATGCTACTTTTGCTGTTAAATCCTGCCTATACTTCTCACGCATAACAGATATTATTTCCTTATTTGAAGTCAGCATATTTAATGGTTAATTGAATGAATTATTATAGTAatagttaaattaattaatggtTAATTAAATATGTTTACCACTGAGCAATCTAAATAAGTTCCGCGAGCACTCTACCAAGAGGTCAATTCTCTTTCTATGCAAACGTGAAgtgaaaaaagttttcattcTCGTTTTCACAGACAATTTTCACTCTGTCTTTTCAAAAACGATTAGTTTGCGATTTCCGTTTGTGCCGTGATTAAAGTGTTCCGTTTCCACTGTAGCCATGAAACTTTTGCATGTTTGTTATTCACATTTCAAAACAAGttagagtaaaattaaataatatatgtcGGGAATCTATATTTTGCTTGACTTGGAGACTTGGTGCTGAGAAAAGGTCATATAATAATTTCCAGTAAATATAATcctcttttgaaaattttttaatgtttatagtTACATATGTTATGTGAGATCCCCCACTAATATTTCaagttttgatgttttgaacattgcaaaaaaacaacttttgtaAATAGTAGAAGACGCTTTTCGAATAACATTCAATTGTAAAATTCATTTATATtcttttcttgattggcgcgataccCGCTTACGCGGTTCTAGCTGAAGAATCAAGACGAATTGTGTATCTAacgtggcgccattaaaaagcAGTTACTTTATTCTTCGCACGATTTTTACAAGTCTGACGTCACCACCCTTCGCAATACAAACCAAACGAAGAAAACAGAAGGAGGATaaaatgtatgtgtttgtgaaaattcagtggaTGGCTTGATAATATTGCGATTTGTGAGTTTCagactaatgaaaacgaagaatcgtgtgttaaattgtggaagcacaaattaatattaagccttcaaatgcagtttgtttttcggtttttatgcggaagatgcCGTGCCCAGAACGTATGCGtatgtgcgtataatttcttgtgtttggttgtttccattgctttggCCTACTCACAAACAAGTAGCTCCCtttccttttgtttatttattcataggCTCCGACGACACAGCGAATGCGGAAGGCGCAACCTGacattctatcatccttgccaTTGATCATATAAAAATCGGTGGGTTGGTAGCCCTAATACGAACAAGTATTTGATGCAAACATTCAAgctgtttggggaaaaatatcaaaataagttttgtttGCGCTATTACCGTTTGTTTTTCACCTTTGTCTTGTTATGAATACCAGTTTAAATACAACGTCGCCACAAGAATTCTGGGTCGAATTCATTGAGTTGTACAAATCATTGCCAGTGCTGTGGAAATATGGAAGTGAAGTATATAAGGATCGACAGGGGAAGAAGCGTGCCTATTTGGAGCTAGTGAAAAAAATGCGCGAAGTTGATCCAACAGCTACTGTTGAtacggtaaaaaaaaaaatcaacagttTGCGTTCCTGCTATAGGCGCAAAAGGTATAAAGCACAGGAAGATATCAAGCTAGGTATGCAGCCTAAGATCAAATGGGTGTACTTCGATCATTTCAATTTTCTACGCGAATGCAAAGAAACATCGAAAGTGGAGGAGGACAGTTGGGAAGATTACTGTGAGGACAGTAGCTTTAGTAGAATTAATGATGACAACTCAGCGCAGACCGATGGTGAGGAGAGTGACGCGACTCTGCAGGTGAGTATTAATTCAGCTAcaagaaaattttacatttagtTGCCTACCATGTCTTCTATAGTACGATCGTGAGAAAACCACTAGAACACCCACTTATCAGTCGCCATCACCTAGCTCAAATACGTGGCGCAATGATTCAATAGATATGTCGTATCAGCGAACAAGTCAACCACCCAACGATGACGCCGATATTGTTAATATGGCTCTAAAAATAACAGCTCAACACAAATTCTGGATAGAGTTTATTAAGTTGTACCGTTCAAAGCCAGAGCTTTGGAAGACTGGCAGCGAAGTGTATAAAGATCGTGAAGCAAAAAATAGTGCTTACCTCGAGCTGGCAGAGAAAATGCGCGAAATTGATCCAAACGCTGATGTGGATATGGTAAAGAGAAAAATCAACAGTTTACGATCGATATATAGGCGTAAAttgcacaaaacaaaaagagcaaTCAGACTGGGCAAACGACCCGAAAATAAGTGGGTATATTTCGATCACTTCTCTTTTCTGCACGAGTGCAAAGACCCGCTGGAAGAGGAAGACGACGATTGGAATCACTGTGAAGATAGTAGGTTTGATAAACTCGATGATACTTGTGATAACACTTTGCAGAATGATGCTGATGAGGATGAATTGATTGTGGAAGTTAGTCTGTTGTTGTTCGTGTAAAGAAATGATAATTATCTCATTGTTTATTTCGTAGTTGACGCCTCCGAAGAACAATACAAATCGCGCATATGGTTTGCCTGCACCTAGTTCAAAAAGGATTTGTACTGAGCAGAGGGGTACATCCTATAAGCAAGTGAAACAATTCAACGATGAAGCCGATATTGTGGGTATAAGTTGGGCGTATCAATATCGCAGCTTAACCGACactcaaaaactatttgctaAGAAAGCTATTGACGATATTCTATTCGAGGCCCGTTTAGAGACTCTACATAGAAATTCAGTAAGAATTAATTCGAATAACTGTAGCAAATGTAAAATGGGAAACGCAGATGGGTTTATGTAACTTCATGTATTGGGGCAAACAGGCAAGGTTGACcattcgagtgtatttttgtcatgaagAAGTTCCTCAAAGAAATATCGGCCTACAGttataagccga
The sequence above is drawn from the Anastrepha obliqua isolate idAnaObli1 chromosome 4, idAnaObli1_1.0, whole genome shotgun sequence genome and encodes:
- the LOC129246114 gene encoding uncharacterized protein LOC129246114 — translated: MNTSLNTTSPQEFWVEFIELYKSLPVLWKYGSEVYKDRQGKKRAYLELVKKMREVDPTATVDTVKKKINSLRSCYRRKRYKAQEDIKLGMQPKIKWVYFDHFNFLRECKETSKVEEDSWEDYCEDSSFSRINDDNSAQTDGEESDATLQYDREKTTRTPTYQSPSPSSNTWRNDSIDMSYQRTSQPPNDDADIVNMALKITAQHKFWIEFIKLYRSKPELWKTGSEVYKDREAKNSAYLELAEKMREIDPNADVDMVKRKINSLRSIYRRKLHKTKRAIRLGKRPENKWVYFDHFSFLHECKDPLEEEDDDWNHCEDSRFDKLDDTCDNTLQNDADEDELIVELTPPKNNTNRAYGLPAPSSKRICTEQRGTSYKQVKQFNDEADIVGISWAYQYRSLTDTQKLFAKKAIDDILFEARLETLHRNSVRINSNNCSKCKMGNADGFM